A window of Pantoea agglomerans contains these coding sequences:
- the galK gene encoding galactokinase, giving the protein MMLKTTTQQIFTDTFGYAPTHTIQAPGRVNLIGEHTDYNDGFVLPCAIDYQTVIACAKRDDRQVRVVAVDYDNQQDSFSLDAPILSVKEPMWANYVRGVVKHLQKRDASFGGVDMVIAGNVPQGAGLSSSASLEVAVGTVFQQLYHLKLDGAAIAVNGQEAENQFVGCNCGIMDQLISALGKKDHAMLLDCRTLGTRPVSMPKDIAVVIINSNFRRNLVGSEYNTRREQCETGARFFAQPALRDVDINQFKAVEHELDPQVAKRVRHVLTENARTLEAADALSRGDLKRMGELMAESHASMRDDFEITVPPIDTLVEIVKAEIGERGGVRMTGGGFGGCVVALMPFDLVDSVKAAVAEQYEAKTGIKETFYVCTASEGAGQC; this is encoded by the coding sequence ATAATGTTGAAAACCACCACGCAGCAGATTTTCACCGATACCTTCGGCTATGCGCCGACCCACACCATTCAGGCACCGGGCCGCGTAAACCTGATTGGCGAACATACTGACTACAACGACGGCTTTGTGCTGCCGTGCGCCATCGACTATCAGACCGTTATCGCCTGCGCGAAGCGCGACGATCGTCAGGTGCGCGTCGTGGCGGTGGATTACGATAATCAGCAGGACAGCTTCTCGCTCGACGCGCCGATCCTCAGCGTAAAAGAGCCGATGTGGGCCAACTACGTGCGCGGCGTGGTGAAACACCTGCAGAAGCGCGACGCCAGCTTTGGCGGCGTTGATATGGTGATCGCTGGCAACGTACCTCAGGGCGCAGGCCTCAGCTCGTCGGCGTCGCTGGAAGTGGCGGTCGGCACCGTATTCCAGCAGCTCTATCACCTGAAGCTTGACGGCGCGGCTATCGCCGTTAACGGTCAGGAGGCGGAGAACCAGTTCGTCGGCTGCAACTGCGGCATTATGGACCAGCTGATCTCCGCGCTGGGCAAGAAAGATCACGCCATGCTGCTCGACTGCCGCACCCTCGGCACTCGTCCGGTCTCAATGCCGAAAGATATCGCGGTGGTGATCATCAACTCTAACTTCCGTCGCAATCTGGTAGGCAGCGAGTACAACACGCGCCGCGAGCAGTGCGAAACCGGCGCGCGCTTCTTCGCCCAGCCGGCGCTGCGCGACGTGGATATCAATCAGTTCAAAGCGGTGGAGCATGAGCTGGATCCGCAGGTCGCGAAGCGGGTGCGTCACGTGCTGACAGAGAACGCCCGTACGCTGGAAGCCGCCGACGCGCTGAGCAGAGGCGATCTGAAACGCATGGGCGAGCTGATGGCGGAATCACACGCCTCGATGCGCGACGACTTCGAAATTACCGTTCCGCCTATCGACACCCTGGTTGAGATTGTTAAGGCGGAGATTGGCGAGCGCGGCGGCGTGCGTATGACCGGCGGCGGCTTCGGCGGCTGCGTGGTGGCGCTGATGCCGTTCGATCTGGTCGATAGCGTGAAGGCGGCCGTAGCGGAACAGTACGAGGCGAAAACCGGCATCAAAGAGACTTTTTACGTCTGCACCGCTTCAGAAGGAGCCGGCCAATGCTAA
- the galM gene encoding galactose-1-epimerase, with translation MLSDVNSHAPDGQPWRITVLRNASGMVATFMDWGATWLSARVPMRDGSVREALLGCATPSDYLHQDAYLGATIGRYANRIRKATLVQQGIQLTANQGEHQLHGGPQGFDKRRWQIVSQSENSVVYRLDSPDGDQGYPGNLLAQVSYTLDDDNCLSISYQAEVDRACPVNLTNHAYFNLDAHHGDARQHRLQLLAEQYLPVDSDGIPNAPLKAVAGTSFDFRAGKSVAQDFLADADQQAVKGYDHAFLLNSAGDASQPAAHLWSADGELQLTVTTAAPALQFYTGNYLAGTRAREQESYTAFQGIALESEFLPDSPNHPEWPQPSCWLQPGERWESVTRYRFTPR, from the coding sequence ATGCTAAGCGACGTCAATTCACACGCGCCAGACGGTCAGCCGTGGCGCATTACCGTGCTGCGCAACGCCAGCGGCATGGTCGCAACCTTTATGGACTGGGGTGCCACCTGGCTGTCGGCGCGCGTGCCGATGCGTGACGGCAGCGTGCGCGAAGCGCTGCTCGGCTGCGCCACGCCGTCCGACTATCTGCATCAGGATGCCTATCTCGGCGCCACTATTGGGCGCTACGCCAACCGCATCAGGAAGGCGACGCTGGTGCAGCAGGGGATTCAGCTGACGGCGAACCAGGGCGAGCACCAGCTGCACGGCGGACCGCAGGGCTTTGACAAGCGCCGCTGGCAGATCGTCAGCCAGAGCGAGAACAGCGTGGTTTACCGTCTGGACTCGCCGGACGGTGACCAGGGCTATCCCGGCAACCTGCTGGCGCAGGTAAGCTATACGCTGGACGATGACAACTGCCTGTCGATCAGCTATCAGGCAGAGGTCGATCGCGCCTGCCCGGTCAACCTGACCAACCACGCCTACTTTAATCTTGATGCGCATCATGGCGACGCGCGCCAGCATCGCTTACAACTGCTGGCCGAACAGTATCTGCCTGTGGACAGCGACGGTATTCCCAATGCGCCGCTGAAAGCGGTGGCGGGCACCAGCTTCGATTTTCGCGCGGGCAAGAGCGTGGCGCAGGATTTTCTCGCCGATGCCGATCAGCAGGCCGTGAAGGGGTACGATCACGCCTTTCTGCTTAACAGCGCCGGCGACGCCAGCCAGCCTGCCGCGCATCTCTGGTCCGCCGATGGCGAACTGCAGCTGACCGTGACCACCGCCGCGCCCGCGCTGCAGTTCTATACCGGCAACTACCTGGCGGGAACGCGCGCGCGCGAACAGGAAAGCTATACTGCTTTTCAGGGCATTGCGCTGGAGAGCGAATTTTTACCCGATTCGCCGAACCATCCTGAATGGCCCCAGCCGTCATGCTGGCTGCAGCCGGGCGAGCGCTGGGAGTCGGTAACGCGCTATCGCTTCACGCCGCGCTGA
- the gpmA gene encoding 2,3-diphosphoglycerate-dependent phosphoglycerate mutase, with product MAVTKLVLVRHGESQWNQENRFTGWYDVDLSDKGRTEAKAAGQLLKKEGFVFDFAYTSVLKRAIHTLWNVLDELDQAWLPVEKSWRLNERHYGALQGLDKAETAAKYGDDQVKQWRRGFAVTPPELDRSDERFPGHDPRYAKLSAEQLPTTESLALTIDRVIPYWNESILPRIKSGEKVIIAAHGNSLRALVKYLDNMSEDEILELNIPTGVPLVYEFDENFKPIKHYYLGDADEIAAKAAAVANQGKAK from the coding sequence ATGGCCGTAACTAAGCTGGTTCTGGTCCGCCACGGCGAAAGTCAGTGGAACCAGGAAAACCGCTTTACCGGATGGTATGACGTGGATCTTTCTGATAAAGGTCGCACCGAAGCCAAAGCAGCCGGTCAGCTGCTGAAAAAAGAAGGTTTCGTCTTTGATTTCGCTTACACCTCCGTGCTGAAACGCGCCATTCACACCCTGTGGAATGTTCTCGATGAGCTGGATCAGGCCTGGCTGCCGGTTGAAAAATCCTGGCGTCTGAACGAGCGTCACTACGGTGCGCTGCAGGGCCTGGATAAAGCGGAAACCGCAGCCAAATATGGCGACGATCAGGTGAAACAGTGGCGTCGCGGCTTTGCGGTAACGCCGCCGGAGCTGGATCGCAGCGATGAGCGTTTCCCTGGCCACGACCCGCGCTATGCGAAGCTGAGCGCTGAGCAGCTGCCGACCACCGAGAGCCTGGCGCTGACTATCGATCGCGTTATCCCTTACTGGAATGAGAGCATTCTGCCGCGCATCAAGAGCGGTGAGAAAGTGATCATCGCGGCGCACGGCAACTCCCTGCGCGCGCTGGTGAAATACCTCGACAACATGAGCGAAGATGAGATCCTTGAGCTGAACATCCCGACCGGCGTGCCGCTGGTGTATGAGTTCGACGAGAATTTCAAACCGATCAAACACTACTATCTGGGCGATGCCGACGAGATCGCAGCTAAAGCTGCTGCCGTCGCTAACCAGGGTAAAGCAAAGTAA
- the aroG gene encoding 3-deoxy-7-phosphoheptulonate synthase AroG: protein MNYQNDDLRIRDIKELLPPVALLEKFPATDNAARTVARARESIHQILQGEDDRLLVVIGPCSIHDPQAAKEYASRLLKLRDELKGELEVVMRVYFEKPRTTVGWKGLINDPYMDGSFQLNDGLRLARQLLLEINDSGLPAAGEFLDMITPQYVADLMSWGAIGARTTESQVHRELASGLSCPVGFKNGTDGTIKVAIDAINAAGSPHCFLSVTKYGHSAIVETSGNADCHIILRGGKEPNYSAQHVSAVKTGLEKAGLPQQVMIDFSHANSSKQYQKQMEVADDVSAQISGGERGIIGVMIESHLVEGNQSLESGEPLVYGKSITDACIGWSDTDKVLRQLAAAVKQRRG, encoded by the coding sequence ATGAATTACCAGAATGATGATTTACGTATTCGCGATATTAAAGAGCTGTTGCCTCCCGTTGCGCTGCTGGAAAAGTTTCCCGCAACCGATAATGCCGCACGCACCGTTGCCCGCGCGCGCGAGTCGATCCACCAGATTTTGCAGGGCGAAGACGATCGTCTGCTGGTGGTCATTGGCCCCTGTTCCATTCACGATCCGCAGGCGGCAAAAGAGTACGCCTCGCGCCTGCTGAAGCTGCGCGACGAACTGAAGGGTGAGCTGGAAGTGGTTATGCGCGTCTATTTTGAAAAGCCGCGCACCACCGTTGGCTGGAAAGGGCTGATTAACGATCCCTATATGGACGGCAGCTTCCAGCTGAACGACGGTCTGCGCCTGGCGCGTCAGCTGCTGCTGGAGATCAATGACAGCGGCCTGCCGGCGGCGGGCGAGTTTCTCGATATGATTACCCCGCAGTATGTGGCGGATCTGATGAGCTGGGGCGCTATCGGCGCGCGCACCACCGAATCGCAGGTGCATCGCGAGCTGGCGTCAGGGCTCTCCTGTCCGGTTGGCTTTAAAAACGGCACCGACGGCACCATCAAGGTGGCGATCGACGCCATCAACGCCGCTGGTTCGCCGCACTGTTTCCTCTCAGTGACCAAATATGGCCACTCGGCGATTGTCGAAACCAGCGGCAACGCCGACTGCCATATTATTCTGCGCGGCGGCAAAGAGCCGAACTACAGCGCGCAGCACGTCAGCGCGGTGAAAACCGGGCTGGAGAAAGCGGGGCTGCCGCAGCAGGTGATGATCGACTTTAGCCACGCCAACAGCAGCAAGCAGTATCAGAAGCAGATGGAAGTGGCGGATGATGTGTCAGCGCAGATTTCGGGCGGTGAGCGCGGCATTATCGGCGTAATGATTGAGAGTCATCTGGTTGAGGGCAACCAGAGCCTGGAGAGCGGCGAGCCGCTGGTCTACGGCAAGAGCATAACCGACGCCTGCATCGGCTGGAGTGACACCGATAAGGTGCTGCGCCAGCTGGCCGCAGCAGTGAAGCAGCGCCGCGGCTGA
- a CDS encoding YbgS-like family protein, which produces MMNKFAIIFLTAAMTLGSGVAMADNNGTANQAAEAGAAAGGAKQNLPPNNVDNSKINNTGTNTNPAANGGTTSGSNMSASEMDQNSQCKDGKCPDINSKVQTKEGGGTVDRKTDGTSQ; this is translated from the coding sequence ATGATGAATAAGTTTGCAATTATCTTTCTGACGGCAGCAATGACTTTAGGCAGCGGCGTGGCAATGGCCGACAATAACGGTACGGCTAACCAGGCGGCTGAAGCAGGCGCAGCAGCGGGCGGCGCGAAACAGAATCTTCCGCCGAATAACGTCGACAACAGCAAAATTAATAATACCGGCACCAATACCAATCCAGCGGCCAACGGCGGCACCACCAGCGGTAGCAACATGTCCGCCAGTGAAATGGATCAGAATAGCCAGTGTAAAGATGGCAAGTGCCCGGATATTAACAGCAAGGTGCAAACCAAAGAGGGCGGCGGCACGGTCGACCGCAAAACTGACGGCACCTCGCAGTAA
- a CDS encoding response regulator transcription factor, translated as MASLLLIDDHPLVEVALEAALDRAPFPIHLRSAASEQQARQLLTQPTDIIVLDIGLPDGDGLEILRRLKIHFPQIPVLIYSAQQSSHYVRSAQALGAAGYVVKSQRMEQLLSAIIAVLGGQLAFPPEVTAPALPLTSKEQQVLALLASGLSNLQIAEQLHISNKTVSTHKKNILEKTGARSVVELADLWKAQQ; from the coding sequence ATGGCCTCGCTGTTGTTAATAGACGATCACCCGCTGGTCGAAGTAGCGCTGGAAGCCGCGCTCGACCGGGCACCCTTTCCCATCCATTTACGCTCCGCCGCCAGCGAACAGCAGGCGCGCCAGCTGCTGACGCAGCCCACCGACATTATCGTGCTGGATATCGGCCTGCCGGACGGTGACGGGCTGGAGATCCTGCGTCGCCTCAAAATTCACTTCCCGCAGATCCCGGTGCTGATCTATTCGGCGCAGCAGAGCAGCCACTATGTGCGCAGCGCGCAGGCGCTGGGAGCGGCGGGCTACGTGGTCAAAAGCCAGCGGATGGAGCAGCTGCTGAGCGCAATTATCGCCGTGCTGGGGGGACAGCTCGCCTTTCCCCCCGAGGTAACCGCCCCTGCCCTGCCGCTTACCAGCAAAGAGCAGCAGGTGCTGGCGCTGCTGGCAAGCGGCCTCTCAAATCTGCAGATCGCCGAGCAGCTGCACATCAGCAATAAAACCGTCAGCACCCATAAAAAGAACATTCTGGAAAAAACCGGCGCGCGCTCCGTAGTGGAGCTGGCCGACCTGTGGAAAGCGCAGCAGTGA
- a CDS encoding ATP-binding protein: MESAAVKRFLLLLLLALTTTLAWAELRPVSSLDLPMMMPVSGADAMQGKTLQVGLLEESNAPWTMRVGDELYGLDADALAALHQLTGARFTLRLFADRTQLMAALQSGQIDFALGALVNPLPPGVLHSESWFSSPLRIYRSQRNARAVMFNSENAQLAISEVTLAQLPAAVAQKHRWRTYSNDLQAISTLLNQQNDYVVADEISASFLLSQLQQGEIYQIASQLDVGQLTLRAFARDAALIDWLNQSLRQLPAELATTLQSRWGAPLPRYQDTQTLMLSAAERAWLSAHPVIYYAAESDNAPWSYRDGNGAARGYSVDLLNAIAQSSGVRFAPRWVAGPQQADELLAQRQVMLRLTQPLNGDASQNATLPVWRALWGIYSRRDASFSRWHDLAGKRVGILRDDVATRLLPPEVTPQVFADRASLYEALANGQIDALADNVLSARWRIAARYGDRLRLAFAASDIAWPVALGVAADQPLLRPLINRALQQIPVDTQRQMRDGWLTPPQPTNAMTMRALPQLVLAAAGVAIVVLLLLLARRYWQQRRERLQRQQAERANAMKSQFLATVSHELRTPMQAILGLLELEKTRSTNLSLVYSSARSLLTLLNDLQDHARIESNSFTLAPRPLALRAWLAQQQRFYHPLMRVGGPTLIVEALTPLPECVLIDADRLQQVINNLMTNALKFTAHGEIRLTLAAGEQLIFNLRDSGSGIPPEEQPKLFDPWYQAPSGKKVSVQGSGLGLFICREIVQRMGGDITLRSQPGQGTDVTVTLPLARCEAAPQESAALPRYAALRCAIVDDHPANLMVLQQQLARFAVEADCFADGRALLRADAERPYDLLFIDQMMPRPDGQLLLRLLRRRDRQRQRTALRVLCSADAQLLSLPLQANERVLIKPVQLSDLAALLAHFDQDPLAALDDNLRQLAQQSEKFLARLSQTLRDALNNDVARITAARAAGDWPQLAEAAHRMKGSWLLIGLEQGAELSQRLADRAREQQDAPDEWDLLLLLTNRLLIKLDSYGS; this comes from the coding sequence GTGGAAAGCGCAGCAGTGAAACGATTTCTGCTGCTGCTGTTGCTTGCTCTGACGACTACGCTGGCCTGGGCCGAGCTGCGGCCGGTTAGCAGCCTGGATCTGCCGATGATGATGCCGGTCAGCGGCGCCGACGCGATGCAGGGAAAAACCCTGCAGGTCGGCCTGCTGGAGGAGAGCAACGCCCCCTGGACGATGCGCGTCGGTGACGAGCTTTATGGCCTGGACGCCGATGCGCTGGCCGCGCTGCATCAGCTCACCGGCGCCCGGTTTACGCTCAGGCTGTTCGCCGATCGCACGCAGCTGATGGCGGCGCTGCAGAGCGGCCAGATCGATTTTGCGCTGGGCGCGCTGGTGAACCCGCTTCCGCCGGGCGTGTTGCACAGCGAAAGCTGGTTCAGCAGCCCGCTGCGCATCTATCGCAGCCAGCGCAACGCCCGCGCCGTGATGTTTAACAGCGAGAATGCGCAGCTTGCCATCAGCGAAGTCACGCTGGCGCAGCTGCCCGCGGCGGTGGCGCAGAAGCACCGCTGGCGCACCTACAGTAATGACCTGCAGGCGATCTCGACGCTGCTTAACCAGCAGAACGACTATGTGGTGGCGGATGAGATCAGCGCCAGCTTTCTGCTCAGCCAGCTGCAGCAGGGCGAAATCTATCAGATCGCTTCGCAGCTGGATGTTGGCCAGCTGACGCTGCGCGCGTTTGCGCGCGATGCAGCGCTTATCGACTGGCTGAATCAGAGCCTGCGCCAGCTGCCCGCCGAGCTGGCGACCACCCTGCAGTCGCGCTGGGGCGCGCCGCTGCCGCGCTATCAGGATACGCAGACTCTGATGCTGAGCGCGGCGGAGCGCGCATGGCTCAGCGCCCATCCGGTGATCTATTACGCGGCGGAGAGCGACAACGCCCCCTGGAGCTACCGTGACGGCAACGGCGCGGCGCGCGGCTACAGCGTCGATCTGCTCAACGCCATCGCGCAGAGCAGCGGCGTGCGCTTCGCGCCGCGTTGGGTCGCCGGTCCGCAGCAGGCTGACGAACTGCTGGCGCAGCGTCAGGTGATGCTGCGGCTGACGCAGCCGCTCAACGGCGACGCCTCGCAAAACGCCACGCTGCCGGTCTGGCGCGCCCTGTGGGGCATCTACAGCCGCCGCGACGCCAGCTTCAGCCGCTGGCACGATCTGGCGGGCAAGCGGGTCGGTATCCTGCGTGACGATGTTGCGACGCGGCTGCTGCCGCCGGAGGTGACGCCGCAGGTGTTTGCCGATCGCGCCAGCCTGTATGAGGCGCTGGCAAACGGGCAGATCGACGCGCTGGCTGATAATGTGCTGTCAGCGCGCTGGCGCATCGCCGCGCGCTACGGCGATCGGCTGCGTCTCGCCTTTGCCGCCAGCGATATCGCCTGGCCAGTGGCGCTGGGCGTTGCCGCCGACCAGCCGCTGCTGCGTCCGCTGATCAACCGCGCGCTGCAGCAAATTCCCGTCGATACGCAGCGGCAGATGCGCGACGGCTGGCTGACGCCGCCGCAGCCGACCAATGCGATGACGATGCGTGCGCTACCCCAGCTGGTGCTGGCCGCGGCGGGCGTGGCCATCGTCGTGCTGCTGCTGCTGCTGGCGCGCCGTTACTGGCAGCAGCGGCGCGAACGTCTTCAGCGCCAGCAGGCCGAGCGCGCCAACGCGATGAAAAGCCAGTTTCTCGCCACCGTCAGCCATGAGCTGCGCACGCCGATGCAGGCGATCCTCGGTTTGCTGGAGCTGGAAAAAACGCGCTCTACCAACCTCTCGCTGGTCTACAGCAGCGCCCGCTCGCTGCTGACGCTGCTGAACGATCTGCAGGATCACGCGCGCATTGAGAGCAACAGCTTTACCCTTGCGCCGCGTCCGCTGGCGCTTAGGGCGTGGCTGGCACAGCAGCAGCGTTTTTATCACCCGCTGATGCGCGTGGGCGGCCCGACGCTGATCGTCGAGGCGCTGACGCCGCTGCCGGAATGCGTGCTGATCGATGCGGATCGGCTGCAGCAGGTGATCAATAACCTGATGACCAACGCGCTGAAATTTACCGCCCACGGCGAAATTCGCCTGACGCTCGCCGCCGGCGAGCAGCTGATATTTAACCTGCGCGACAGCGGCAGCGGCATTCCGCCGGAAGAGCAGCCGAAGCTGTTCGATCCCTGGTATCAGGCGCCGTCGGGCAAAAAGGTGTCGGTGCAGGGCAGCGGTCTGGGCCTGTTTATCTGCCGCGAGATCGTGCAGCGCATGGGCGGCGATATCACGCTGCGCTCACAGCCAGGCCAGGGTACCGACGTCACGGTGACGCTGCCGCTGGCGCGCTGCGAGGCCGCGCCGCAGGAGAGCGCCGCGCTGCCCCGCTACGCCGCGCTGCGCTGCGCCATCGTTGACGATCACCCCGCCAATCTGATGGTGCTGCAGCAGCAGCTGGCGCGCTTCGCCGTGGAGGCGGACTGCTTTGCCGACGGGCGCGCCCTGCTGCGCGCCGATGCCGAGCGCCCCTACGATCTGCTGTTTATCGATCAGATGATGCCGCGGCCGGATGGCCAGCTGCTGTTGAGGCTGCTGCGCCGCCGCGATCGTCAGCGCCAGCGCACCGCGCTGCGGGTGCTCTGCTCCGCCGACGCGCAGCTGCTGAGCCTGCCGCTGCAGGCAAACGAGCGCGTACTGATTAAGCCGGTGCAGCTCAGCGATCTCGCCGCGCTGCTGGCGCATTTCGACCAGGATCCGCTGGCGGCGCTGGATGACAATCTGCGCCAGCTGGCGCAGCAGAGCGAAAAATTTCTGGCCCGGCTCAGCCAGACGCTGCGCGACGCGCTGAACAACGACGTAGCGCGCATCACGGCGGCGCGCGCGGCGGGCGACTGGCCGCAGCTGGCGGAGGCGGCGCACCGCATGAAGGGGAGCTGGCTGCTTATCGGTCTGGAGCAAGGTGCTGAACTCAGCCAGCGGCTGGCAGATCGCGCCAGAGAGCAGCAGGACGCGCCGGATGAATGGGATTTGCTACTATTACTCACCAACAGGTTACTGATAAAACTGGACTCTTATGGCTCATAA
- the zitB gene encoding CDF family zinc transporter ZitB: protein MAHNHTHSAPAGNRKRLAAAFAVTAIFMLAEAVGGWISGSLALLADAGHMLTDAAALLMALLAVQFAQRKPNARHTFGLLRLTTLAAFVNAIALLVITALIVWEALRRFYQPQPVTGGLMLGIAVAGLLANLLSFWLLHHGSEEKNLNVRAAALHVMGDLLGSVGAIVAALIILYTGWTPIDPILSLLVSLLVLRSAWALLRESLHELLEGAPEVINVEKLARDLTLNIPEVRNVHHVHVWQVGEKPVVTLHVHVIPPYDHDALLQRIHRYLHQKYQIGHATVQMEYQPCATPDCELGFDDDGSDAAHHHHHHGEQAHHH from the coding sequence ATGGCTCATAACCACACTCACAGCGCGCCGGCGGGCAATCGCAAACGCCTCGCGGCCGCTTTCGCCGTCACGGCAATTTTTATGCTGGCGGAGGCAGTCGGCGGCTGGATCTCCGGCTCGCTGGCGCTGCTGGCCGACGCCGGGCATATGCTTACCGACGCCGCCGCGCTGCTGATGGCGCTGCTGGCGGTGCAGTTCGCCCAGCGCAAGCCCAACGCGCGTCATACCTTTGGGCTGCTGCGTCTCACCACGCTGGCCGCCTTCGTCAACGCTATCGCCCTGCTGGTAATCACCGCCCTGATCGTCTGGGAGGCGCTGCGCCGCTTTTACCAGCCTCAGCCGGTGACCGGCGGGCTGATGCTCGGCATCGCGGTCGCGGGCCTGCTGGCCAACCTGCTCTCATTCTGGCTGCTGCATCACGGCAGCGAAGAGAAAAACCTGAACGTGCGCGCCGCCGCGCTGCACGTTATGGGCGACCTGCTCGGCTCGGTTGGGGCAATTGTCGCAGCGCTGATTATCCTCTATACCGGCTGGACGCCCATCGACCCGATTCTGTCGCTGCTGGTGTCACTGCTGGTGCTGCGCAGCGCCTGGGCGCTGCTGCGCGAGAGCCTGCATGAGCTGCTGGAAGGTGCGCCAGAGGTGATTAACGTTGAGAAGCTGGCGCGCGACCTGACGCTGAATATTCCGGAAGTGCGCAACGTGCACCATGTGCACGTCTGGCAGGTCGGCGAGAAGCCGGTGGTGACGCTGCATGTGCATGTGATCCCGCCTTACGATCACGATGCGCTGCTGCAGCGCATCCACCGCTATCTGCACCAGAAGTATCAGATTGGACACGCCACGGTGCAGATGGAGTATCAGCCGTGCGCCACGCCCGACTGCGAGCTGGGCTTTGACGACGACGGCTCAGACGCGGCGCACCACCATCATCATCACGGCGAACAGGCGCATCATCACTGA
- the pnuC gene encoding nicotinamide riboside transporter PnuC, giving the protein MDFFSTSNILVHIPLGAGGYDLSWIEAIGTLAGLLCIWLASLEKVINYPFGLINVTLFAAIFFQIQLYASLLLQLFFFVANVYGWYAWSRQTDDRQAALKIRWLPLPKALGWGAVCVIAIALMTRYIDPVFAFLTQIAVSLMNALGLQVAMPTLQPDAFPFWDACMMVLSIVAMILMTRKYVENWLLWVVINVISVMIFARQGVYAMSLEYAILTLIALNGSRMWIASARQHGSRALARQ; this is encoded by the coding sequence ATGGATTTTTTCAGCACAAGCAATATCCTGGTCCATATCCCGCTTGGCGCGGGCGGCTACGATCTCTCCTGGATTGAAGCCATCGGCACGCTGGCGGGTCTGCTCTGCATCTGGCTCGCCAGCCTGGAGAAAGTGATCAACTATCCGTTCGGCCTGATTAACGTCACGCTGTTTGCCGCCATCTTCTTTCAGATCCAGCTCTACGCCAGCCTGCTGCTGCAGCTTTTCTTTTTCGTCGCCAACGTCTATGGGTGGTACGCCTGGAGCCGGCAGACCGACGATCGCCAGGCGGCGCTGAAAATCCGCTGGCTGCCGCTGCCGAAGGCGCTAGGGTGGGGCGCGGTCTGCGTTATCGCCATTGCGCTGATGACGCGCTATATCGATCCGGTTTTCGCCTTTCTGACGCAGATCGCCGTGTCGCTGATGAACGCGCTCGGCCTGCAGGTGGCGATGCCGACGCTGCAGCCCGACGCCTTCCCGTTCTGGGACGCCTGCATGATGGTGCTCTCAATCGTGGCGATGATCCTGATGACGCGCAAATATGTCGAAAACTGGCTGCTCTGGGTGGTGATCAACGTTATCAGCGTGATGATCTTTGCGCGCCAGGGGGTATACGCCATGTCGCTGGAGTACGCCATCCTGACGCTGATCGCCCTGAACGGATCGCGGATGTGGATAGCGAGCGCACGCCAGCATGGTTCGCGCGCGCTGGCGCGTCAGTGA
- the nadA gene encoding quinolinate synthase NadA: MSALFDTENAAWPFPAKPARLSGDEKEFYLSKIKRLLKERDAVMVAHYYTDPEIQALAEATGGCVADSLEMARFGSAHPASTLLVAGVRFMGETAKILSPEKTVLMPTLQAECSLDLGCPIDEFTAFCDAHPDRTVVVYANTSAAVKARADWVVTSSIAVELIDHLDSLGEKIIWAPDRHLGRYVTQKTGADVLCWQGACIVHDEFKTQALLRMKVLYPDAAVLVHPESPQAVVDLADAVGSTSQLIQAAQRLPHPQMIVATDRGIFYKMQQAVPEKTLLEAPTAGEGATCRSCAHCPWMAMNGLKAIADGLEQGGAQHEIEVDAALREAALLPLNRMLSFAAALKLKVKGNA, from the coding sequence ATGAGTGCTTTATTCGATACAGAAAACGCAGCCTGGCCCTTTCCAGCAAAACCCGCGCGCCTCAGCGGCGACGAAAAAGAATTTTACCTGAGCAAAATCAAACGCCTGCTTAAAGAGCGCGACGCGGTGATGGTGGCTCACTACTACACCGACCCGGAAATTCAGGCGCTGGCGGAAGCGACCGGCGGCTGCGTGGCGGACTCGCTGGAGATGGCGCGCTTCGGTAGCGCGCATCCGGCGTCGACGCTGCTGGTGGCGGGGGTGCGTTTTATGGGCGAAACCGCCAAAATCCTCAGCCCGGAAAAAACCGTGCTGATGCCAACGCTGCAGGCGGAGTGTTCGCTCGATCTGGGCTGTCCCATCGACGAGTTTACCGCCTTCTGCGACGCCCATCCCGACCGCACCGTGGTGGTCTACGCCAACACCTCGGCGGCGGTCAAGGCGCGCGCCGACTGGGTGGTCACCTCCAGCATCGCGGTTGAACTGATCGACCATCTCGACAGCCTGGGCGAAAAAATCATCTGGGCGCCGGATCGCCACCTCGGCCGCTACGTCACGCAGAAAACCGGCGCGGACGTGCTCTGCTGGCAGGGCGCCTGCATTGTGCATGACGAGTTCAAAACCCAGGCGCTGCTGCGTATGAAGGTGCTCTATCCCGACGCGGCGGTGCTGGTGCATCCGGAATCGCCGCAGGCGGTGGTCGATCTCGCCGACGCGGTGGGATCGACCAGCCAGCTGATTCAGGCGGCGCAGCGGCTGCCGCATCCGCAAATGATCGTGGCGACCGATCGCGGTATCTTCTACAAAATGCAGCAGGCGGTGCCGGAAAAAACCCTGCTGGAAGCGCCGACCGCGGGCGAAGGGGCGACCTGCCGCAGCTGCGCCCACTGCCCGTGGATGGCGATGAACGGCCTGAAAGCGATCGCCGACGGGCTGGAGCAGGGCGGCGCGCAGCATGAAATAGAGGTTGATGCCGCGCTGCGCGAGGCGGCATTATTGCCGCTCAACCGCATGCTCTCTTTTGCTGCGGCACTTAAACTGAAGGTAAAAGGGAACGCCTGA